In Quercus robur chromosome 11, dhQueRobu3.1, whole genome shotgun sequence, the following proteins share a genomic window:
- the LOC126704943 gene encoding uncharacterized protein LOC126704943 has product MINFIDDDDHAPDPFLKDSSGNFTTEANLEFFQWKSREQALFTFLNSTLSPSILALTVGQKSGRGVWKVIEKRFASVSRSHILNLRNELMSIKKGSESMDSFFQRIKEIRDKLGAVAVYVNEEELIHLALKALPSEYDAFCSIIRTRNDVLTLEELNTLLNAEERSIKKRSDFRDSTSLAMAVNHFNQGFTRGRGKNGNNRGRGNGRGGNKYQFSGGYNNQFSGHGQFHNSNNQVSDHQFTSFPQIKSNSSQGQKVACQICGKNGHYALVCYHHMNFTYQGRHALAKPAFMAARLMAATTSANRNPNWLIDTGAFDHIIPDLSQLSLGQQPTTSESITASNGQELLVTHIGNDLPIGKVLYRGLSKDGVYPIPPFAFLPSSSSSHPNGIAKRKHRHIVESGLSMLHHSNLSLSYWSYAFSTAIYLINRVPSSVLNFISPWEKLYDHKPPLHALKTFGCAYYPFLKPYNSHKFDPKSRQCIFLGYPPQSKGYICLDALIGRIYISRHYVFDESIFPIYPVSNSESSILFFATPSPSFDVWLSSLIPSFTLVLSNSSPNTHSSSTLSNSNPSSMPVLSHDTLLVQSVLFVSNPIVEAMDSEFTSLQQQHTWTLVPLPPNKNVVGCKWVYKVKRNSDGSIARFKARLVAKGTCSSMEKVYMSQPPGYKDHSKPHHICLLHKAVYVHVVYLLLYVDNIIITGNHATFVAEIIKQISVSFALKELGLISYLLGLQIEYIDDGIFVH; this is encoded by the exons atgatcaatttcattgatgatgatgatcatgCACCAGATCCTTTCCTTAAGGATAGCTCAGGAAACTTTACAACTGAAGCTAATTTAGAGTTCTTTCAATGGAAGAGTCGTGAACAGGCCTTGTTCACTTTCCTCAATTCAACACTCTCTCCATCAATCTTGGCTCTCACTGTAGGCCAAAAGTCTGGAAGAGGAGTTTGGAAAGTTATTGAGAAAAGGTTTGCATCAGTGTCACGATCTCACATTCTCAATTTGAGAAATGAGCTAATGAGCATCAAGAAGGGCTCAGAATCTATGGATTCTTTCTTCCAAAGAATTAAAGAAATCAGAGATAAGCTTGGAGCCGTAGCAGTCTATGTTAATGAAGAAGAGCTAATTCATCTAGCTCTTAAAGCCTTACCATCAGAGTATGATGCATTTTGCTCTATAATCAGAACTAGGAATGATGTTCTCACACTTGAAGAATTGAACACACTCTTAAATGCTGAAGAAAGATCAATCAAGAAAAGGTCAGATTTCAGGGATTCTACATCCTTGGCTATGGCAGTCAATCACTTTAATCAAGGTTTTACAAGAGGTAGAGGCAAGAATGGTAATAATAGAGGTCGTGGAAATGGCAGAGGTGGCAATAAATATCAGTTTTCTGGTGGTTACAACAATCAATTTTCAGGTCATGGTCAATTTCACAATAGCAATAATCAAGTCAGTGATCATCAATTCACTTCTTTTCCACAGATCAAGTCCAATTCTTCTCAGGGACAGAAAGTTGCTTGTCAAATATGTGGTAAAAATGGTCATTATGCTTTGGTCTGCTACCATCACATGAATTTTACTTACCAAGGTAGGCATGCTCTAGCTAAACCTGCCTTCATGGCTGCAAGATTAATGGCTGCAACTACAAGTGCAAATCGGAATCCAAATTGGTTAATAGACACTGGTGCTTTTGATCATATCATACCAGACTTGTCTCAGCTTTCCCTTGGACAGCAACCTACAACTAGTGAGTCTATAACAGCTAGCAATGGGCAAGAATTACTAGTAACACACATTGGAAATG ATTTGCCTATAGGGAAGGTCCTTTATCGAGGGCTGAGTAAGGATGGAGTCTATCCTATACCTCCTTTTGCTTTTCTgccttcatcatcttcttctcat CCAAATGGTATTGCTAAGAGGAAACATAGGCATATTGTTGAGAGTGGATTATCTATGCTTCACCACTCTAATCTTTCTCTTTCCTATTGGTCATATGCCTTTAGTACTGCAATTTATCTTATTAATAGAGTTCCTTCTTCTGTTTTGAATTTTATCTCACCTTGGGAAAAGTTGTATGATCACAAACCACCTCTTCATGCCTTGAAAACCTTTGGTTGTGCCTATTACCCTTTCTTGAAGCCTTACAATTCTCATAAATTTGATCCTAAGTCTAGACAGTGCATCTTCCTTGGTTATCCTCCACAATCCAAGGGTTATATCTGCTTGGATGCTCTCATAGGTAGAATTTACATTTCACGTCATTATGTGTTTGATGAATCTATATTTCCCATCTATCCAGTTTCTAATTCTGAgtcatctattttattttttgctactcCTTCTCCTTCCTTTGATGTCTGGCTTTCTTCCTTGATTCCCAGTTTTACTCTTGTTCTATCTAACTCTAGTCCTAACACTCACTCTAGTTCTACTCTGTCTAACTCTAATCCTTCTTCTATGCCTGTTCTTTCTCATGATACTCTTCTTGTTCAAtctgttttatttgtttctaatCCTATT GTTGAAGCAATGGATTCTGAGTTTACCAGTTTGCAACAACAACATACTTGGACTTTGGTTCCCTTACCACCAAATAAGAATGTTGTGGGATGTAAGTGGGTGTACAAGGTTAAGAGAAATAGTGATGGGAGTATTGCTAGATTTAAAGCTAGGCTTGTTGCCAAGGGTACTTGCAGCAGTATG GAGAAGGTTTACATGAGTCAACCACCTGGGTATAAGGATCATTCTAAGCCTCATCATATTTGCTTGCTGCATAAGGCCGTTTATG TCCATGTCGTTTACTTGCTTCTATATGTGGATAACATTATAATTACTGGCAACCATGCTACTTTTGTTGCTGAGATTATCAAGCAGATTAGTGTCTCTTTTGCTCTCAAGGAATTGGGTCTTATAAGTTACTTATTGGGCCTGCAAATTGAGTACATTGATGatggaatttttgtgcattAG